Proteins encoded in a region of the Triplophysa rosa linkage group LG6, Trosa_1v2, whole genome shotgun sequence genome:
- the ndufa4l2a gene encoding NADH dehydrogenase [ubiquinone] 1 alpha subcomplex subunit 4-like 2, with protein sequence MLRTVRDQVRKHPGLVPQFFFICLGMSGAFLYLFRLARGPHVTWRKSSNPEPWNDLSPTYQYKFVAINTDYKNLKKDGPDF encoded by the exons ATGCTTCGGACGGTCCGTGATCAGGTCAGAAAACATCCTGGa CTGGTTCCACAGTTCTTCTTCATCTGTTTGGGAATGAGTGGAGCGTTCCTTTATTTGTTTCGTCTGGCAAGAGGACCTCATGTCAC CTGGAGGAAGAGCAGTAACCCGGAGCCGTGGAATGATCTCAGCCCGACTTATCAATACAAG tttGTGGCCATAAACACGGACTACAAAAACCTGAAGAAGGACGGACCAGACTTCTGA